One genomic region from Croceicoccus sp. YJ47 encodes:
- a CDS encoding IS6-like element IS6100 family transposase codes for MTDFKWRHFQGDVILWAVRWYCRYPISYRDLEEMLAERGISVDHTTIYRWVQCYAPEMEKRLRWFWRRGFDPSWRLDETYVKVRGKWTYLYRAVDKRGDTIDFYLSPTRSAKAAKRFLGKALRGLKHWEKPATLNTDKAPSYGAAITELKREGKLDRETAHRQVKYLNNVIEADHGKLKILIKPVRGFKSIPTAYATIKGFEVMRALRKGQARPWCLQPGIRGEVRLVERAFGIGPSALTEAMGMLNHHFAAAA; via the coding sequence ATGACGGATTTCAAGTGGCGCCATTTCCAGGGTGATGTGATCCTGTGGGCGGTGCGCTGGTATTGTCGCTATCCGATCAGCTATCGCGACCTTGAGGAAATGCTGGCGGAACGCGGCATTTCGGTCGACCATACGACGATCTATCGCTGGGTCCAGTGCTACGCCCCGGAGATGGAGAAGCGGCTGCGCTGGTTCTGGCGGCGTGGCTTTGATCCGAGCTGGCGCCTGGATGAAACCTACGTCAAGGTGCGGGGCAAGTGGACCTACCTGTACCGGGCAGTCGACAAGCGGGGCGACACGATCGATTTCTACCTGTCGCCGACCCGCAGCGCCAAGGCAGCGAAGCGGTTCCTGGGCAAGGCCCTGCGAGGCCTGAAGCACTGGGAAAAGCCTGCCACGCTCAATACCGACAAAGCGCCGAGCTATGGTGCAGCGATCACCGAATTGAAGCGCGAAGGAAAGCTGGACCGGGAGACGGCCCACCGGCAGGTGAAGTATCTCAATAACGTGATCGAGGCCGATCACGGAAAGCTCAAGATACTGATCAAGCCGGTGCGCGGTTTCAAATCGATCCCCACGGCCTATGCCACGATCAAGGGATTCGAAGTCATGCGAGCCCTGCGCAAAGGACAGGCTCGCCCCTGGTGCCTGCAGCCCGGCATCAGGGGCGAGGTGCGCCTTGTGGAGAGAGCTTTTGGCATTGGGCCCTCGGCGCTGACGGAGGCCATGGGCATGCTCAACCACCATTTCGCAGCAGCCGCCTGA
- the gabD gene encoding NADP-dependent succinate-semialdehyde dehydrogenase — protein sequence MPLNNSILFRQQAYIDGAWVDADNGQTIQVNNPATGEIIGTVPKMGASETRRAIEATDRALPAWRALTAKERAAKLQRWFELMMANQEELAHLMTLEQGKPLVESRGEIAYAASYIEWFAEEGKRVYGDIIPSHQPDKRLLTLKQPIGVTAAITPWNFPTAMITRKAGPALAAGCTMVIKPASQTPFSALAMAALAELAGIPRGVLSVVTGSAGEVGRELTSNPIVRKLSFTGSTEIGRQLMAECANDIKRVSLELGGNAPFIVFEDADLDAAVEGALVSKYRNAGQTCVCANRLYIHDSVYDAFTDKLKAAVAKLKVGNGLSDGITTGPLIDEKAVAKVEEHIKDAVALGAQVAAGGNRLNGNFFEPTILVNVPKNAKVAKEETFGPLAPLFRFTDENDVITQANDTEYGLAAYFYARDLGRVFRVGEALEYGIVGVNTGIISAETAPFGGIKASGIGREGSKYGIEDYLEIKYLCLGGI from the coding sequence ATGCCTTTGAACAACTCAATCTTATTTCGCCAGCAGGCCTACATTGATGGCGCCTGGGTAGACGCAGACAACGGCCAGACCATCCAGGTCAACAACCCAGCCACCGGCGAGATCATAGGTACTGTTCCGAAGATGGGCGCCAGTGAAACGCGCCGGGCAATCGAAGCTACTGACCGCGCGCTACCGGCTTGGCGCGCCCTAACAGCCAAAGAGCGTGCAGCGAAACTGCAACGCTGGTTTGAGTTGATGATGGCGAACCAGGAGGAGCTTGCTCACCTGATGACACTGGAACAGGGCAAACCCCTCGTTGAGTCTCGTGGCGAGATCGCCTATGCCGCTTCGTACATCGAATGGTTCGCCGAGGAAGGTAAGCGCGTTTACGGCGACATAATCCCAAGCCACCAGCCTGACAAACGCCTACTAACACTCAAACAGCCAATAGGGGTCACCGCGGCCATCACACCATGGAACTTCCCCACAGCAATGATCACCCGCAAGGCAGGTCCGGCATTGGCAGCCGGATGCACCATGGTGATTAAGCCGGCTTCCCAAACACCTTTCTCGGCACTGGCTATGGCGGCTTTGGCTGAGCTGGCCGGCATTCCTCGCGGAGTGTTGAGCGTTGTGACCGGCAGCGCTGGTGAGGTTGGCCGCGAGCTGACCAGTAACCCGATCGTGCGCAAGCTGTCATTCACTGGTTCCACCGAGATCGGCCGCCAACTGATGGCTGAGTGCGCAAATGACATTAAAAGGGTGTCTCTGGAACTTGGTGGAAACGCCCCCTTCATCGTCTTTGAAGATGCGGATCTGGATGCGGCCGTGGAAGGAGCGTTGGTCTCGAAGTACCGCAACGCAGGTCAGACATGCGTTTGCGCGAACCGTCTATATATCCACGACAGCGTCTATGACGCGTTTACCGACAAGCTCAAGGCTGCAGTAGCGAAGCTGAAGGTCGGTAATGGTCTCAGCGATGGCATAACGACTGGCCCGCTTATCGATGAAAAAGCTGTGGCCAAGGTGGAGGAACACATCAAGGACGCGGTTGCTTTGGGGGCTCAAGTAGCTGCTGGCGGCAATCGACTGAACGGCAATTTCTTCGAACCAACAATCCTGGTGAACGTCCCCAAGAATGCGAAAGTTGCCAAAGAGGAAACCTTCGGGCCTCTGGCGCCGCTGTTCCGCTTCACTGACGAGAACGATGTGATTACACAAGCCAACGACACAGAGTACGGCCTGGCAGCGTACTTCTACGCACGCGATCTGGGCCGCGTATTTCGCGTTGGCGAGGCTTTGGAGTACGGCATCGTAGGGGTCAATACCGGAATCATTTCTGCAGAGACGGCCCCTTTCGGCGGTATCAAGGCGTCTGGAATTGGGCGTGAAGGTTCCAAGTACGGCATCGAAGACTACCTCGAAATCAAGTACCTCTGCCTTGGCGGTATTTGA
- a CDS encoding aspartate aminotransferase family protein, whose amino-acid sequence MNQSNLSLAEKDVQHQLHPYTDARLHQEVGPLIIDRGEGVYVFDDQGKRYIEAMSGLWSVALGFSNERLIKAAEQQLRKLPFYHIFTHKAHSPSIELAEKLIELAPVPMSKVFFTNSGSEANDTVVKMIWYRNNAIGKPAKKKFISRLNAYHGITTVSASLTGLPVNQRGFDVPLPGFLHVGCPHHYRHAKPDETEEQFADRLAAELESVILREGPETVAAFYGEPLMGAGGVIVPPRTYWDKIQAVCRKYDILVVADEVICGFSRTGKMFGCETFGIQPDVMVVSKQLSSSYQPIAAILINDKLFEGIADQSRAFGVLGHGFTGSGHPVASAVALENIKIIQEESLVEHAAEMGELLHAKLAHFADHPLVGEVRGRGLIAAVELVTDRKTKAPLETVGKMGRYLAGRAQEHGMITRPIGDSIAFCPPLISTAAEIQLVVDTFSRALEDTDHWLSQGVK is encoded by the coding sequence ATGAACCAGTCGAATCTATCTCTTGCTGAAAAGGACGTTCAGCATCAACTCCACCCATACACTGATGCCCGGCTGCACCAAGAAGTGGGCCCGCTGATCATTGATCGTGGCGAGGGGGTCTACGTTTTTGACGATCAGGGCAAACGTTATATCGAGGCGATGTCAGGTCTTTGGAGTGTGGCGCTGGGCTTCAGCAATGAGCGCTTGATCAAAGCTGCAGAGCAGCAATTACGCAAGTTGCCTTTCTATCACATTTTTACCCACAAAGCGCACAGCCCCAGCATCGAGTTAGCGGAGAAGCTTATCGAGCTCGCACCTGTGCCGATGAGCAAAGTATTCTTCACGAATTCGGGCTCTGAGGCCAACGATACCGTCGTGAAGATGATCTGGTATCGCAACAACGCGATCGGAAAGCCAGCCAAGAAGAAGTTCATTAGTCGTCTGAATGCATACCACGGCATTACTACTGTTAGTGCCAGCCTGACCGGTTTGCCAGTTAATCAGCGTGGCTTTGATGTGCCACTACCAGGCTTCCTTCACGTCGGCTGCCCGCACCACTACCGCCATGCCAAGCCTGATGAGACTGAAGAACAGTTTGCGGATCGCCTAGCGGCTGAGCTGGAAAGCGTCATTCTCAGAGAGGGCCCGGAGACCGTCGCAGCGTTCTATGGCGAGCCGCTGATGGGCGCGGGAGGCGTGATTGTCCCGCCTCGCACCTATTGGGACAAAATTCAGGCGGTTTGCCGCAAGTACGACATCCTAGTGGTAGCCGATGAGGTCATCTGTGGCTTCAGCCGAACAGGTAAGATGTTCGGCTGCGAGACCTTCGGAATCCAGCCGGATGTCATGGTTGTCTCCAAACAACTGTCCTCATCATACCAACCGATTGCTGCGATTTTGATCAACGACAAGCTCTTCGAAGGGATTGCGGATCAGAGCCGTGCCTTCGGGGTGCTTGGTCACGGGTTCACTGGCAGCGGCCATCCGGTTGCGAGCGCTGTCGCCCTGGAGAACATCAAGATTATCCAAGAGGAAAGCTTGGTCGAGCACGCTGCCGAAATGGGTGAATTGCTTCACGCCAAGTTGGCACACTTTGCAGATCACCCGCTGGTAGGAGAAGTACGTGGCCGTGGTCTCATCGCTGCGGTGGAACTCGTTACCGATCGCAAGACCAAGGCACCGCTGGAAACGGTTGGCAAGATGGGGCGCTACCTGGCTGGGCGTGCGCAGGAGCACGGCATGATTACACGGCCGATTGGTGATTCGATCGCGTTCTGTCCGCCATTGATTTCTACCGCGGCAGAAATCCAACTGGTAGTCGATACTTTTAGTCGAGCACTTGAAGATACCGACCACTGGCTCAGCCAGGGTGTGAAATAA
- a CDS encoding 3-hydroxyacyl-CoA dehydrogenase NAD-binding domain-containing protein: MSDTPSAPAAIVLSTRHGDMLCITVNNPPVNAISSAIRHGLKEAVEAADVDDSVKAIVIVGEGANFVAGADIREFGQPPQPPSLPEVCNRIEACGKPVVAAIRGAALGGGLEIALSAHYRIALNDAKLGLPEVQLGLMPGAGGTVRTPRLIGAQAALDMMLSGRHVKAKEALSLGLVDRLADGEDALAAGLAYAQELLVQGAAMCRTSEAQGLADRTAAQAAIDAAKADTAKKSRNLFSPMKIVDAVQASLDKPFDEALKLEREAFLACIESPQRAGLIHAFIAEREVTKVPEAKASQPRQLERIGIVGGGTMGAGIAVSALDAGFPVVMVERDQLAIERGRSNVEKVYDGLIAKGRMTSEDKNAVMIRYIGSTDYGALSDVDLVIEAVFEDIEVKKAVFKELDRVCKPGAVLATNTSYLDIDTIAASIQRPQDVIGLHFFSPANIMKLLEIVVPAKVSADVVATAFALAKRLKKVPVRAGVCDGFIGNRILAVYRQAADYILEDGASPYEIDEAVRDFGYPMGPFQVSDLAGGDIGWAARKRRAATRDPKARYVEIADRICEHGWFGQKTGRGWYLYPQGARVGQPDPEVLAIVDAERQKKGITPRQFTAEEIMRRYMAAMVNEGAKVVAEGIALRPLDVDVTFLSGYGFPRHRGGPMQYADMVGLQKILDDIRTFAKEDPLFWVPAPLLEELVAEGKDFSSLNQPKG; the protein is encoded by the coding sequence ATGAGCGACACACCTTCGGCACCCGCCGCCATCGTTCTCAGTACCCGGCACGGCGATATGCTCTGCATCACTGTCAACAACCCGCCGGTCAACGCCATCTCCTCCGCTATTCGTCACGGACTGAAGGAGGCGGTCGAGGCCGCCGATGTCGATGATTCAGTCAAGGCCATCGTCATCGTTGGCGAGGGCGCCAACTTCGTGGCTGGAGCTGATATCCGAGAATTCGGCCAGCCGCCACAACCGCCTTCGCTGCCAGAGGTGTGCAATCGTATCGAGGCCTGCGGGAAGCCAGTAGTTGCTGCTATTCGTGGAGCTGCACTTGGCGGTGGTCTGGAAATCGCGTTGTCAGCTCATTACCGCATCGCGCTGAATGATGCCAAGCTGGGGTTGCCCGAAGTACAACTGGGCCTAATGCCTGGTGCCGGCGGGACCGTGCGCACACCGCGCCTGATCGGTGCACAGGCGGCGCTGGACATGATGCTCAGTGGCCGCCATGTTAAGGCTAAGGAAGCCCTGTCGCTCGGCCTTGTGGATCGTCTTGCGGATGGCGAGGATGCCTTGGCGGCAGGTCTCGCCTACGCGCAGGAACTGCTGGTGCAGGGCGCCGCCATGTGTCGCACCAGCGAAGCCCAGGGATTGGCCGACCGTACCGCTGCACAGGCCGCCATCGACGCCGCTAAGGCCGATACAGCCAAAAAGTCGCGCAACCTATTCTCGCCGATGAAGATCGTCGATGCCGTGCAAGCCTCGCTGGACAAGCCTTTCGACGAGGCCCTGAAGCTGGAGCGCGAGGCCTTCCTCGCCTGCATCGAAAGCCCCCAGCGCGCTGGCCTGATCCATGCCTTCATTGCCGAGCGGGAAGTGACGAAGGTACCCGAGGCCAAGGCTTCGCAGCCACGTCAGCTGGAGCGCATCGGCATCGTCGGCGGTGGCACTATGGGAGCGGGCATTGCCGTATCAGCCCTCGATGCGGGCTTTCCGGTCGTGATGGTCGAGCGCGACCAGCTTGCCATCGAGCGTGGCCGCTCCAATGTTGAGAAGGTCTATGACGGCCTGATCGCCAAGGGTCGCATGACGTCGGAGGACAAGAATGCAGTGATGATTCGATACATTGGCAGTACTGACTACGGTGCCTTGTCTGACGTGGATCTGGTTATCGAGGCGGTGTTCGAGGACATCGAGGTCAAGAAGGCCGTGTTCAAGGAGCTGGACCGGGTGTGCAAGCCCGGCGCCGTACTGGCCACTAATACCTCGTACTTGGACATCGATACCATCGCCGCGAGCATCCAACGTCCGCAGGATGTGATTGGCCTGCATTTTTTCAGCCCGGCCAACATTATGAAGCTGCTGGAGATCGTGGTGCCTGCCAAGGTCAGCGCCGACGTGGTCGCCACGGCCTTCGCGCTGGCCAAGCGGCTCAAGAAGGTGCCCGTGCGTGCCGGCGTTTGTGACGGCTTCATCGGCAACCGCATCCTGGCCGTGTACCGGCAGGCGGCCGACTACATCCTGGAGGACGGCGCCAGCCCCTATGAGATCGACGAGGCCGTACGCGATTTTGGCTACCCGATGGGGCCCTTCCAGGTCTCGGACTTGGCCGGCGGCGACATCGGCTGGGCCGCACGCAAGCGCCGGGCTGCTACGCGCGATCCTAAAGCACGCTATGTAGAAATTGCCGACCGCATCTGTGAGCACGGCTGGTTCGGCCAGAAGACCGGTCGCGGCTGGTACCTCTACCCGCAGGGTGCGCGTGTCGGCCAGCCCGACCCCGAGGTGCTCGCCATCGTCGATGCCGAGCGTCAGAAGAAGGGTATCACGCCGCGACAGTTTACCGCCGAGGAGATCATGCGTCGCTACATGGCTGCCATGGTCAACGAGGGGGCCAAGGTGGTGGCTGAGGGCATTGCGTTGCGGCCGCTGGACGTAGACGTGACTTTCCTCTCTGGCTACGGTTTCCCGCGCCATCGCGGTGGCCCGATGCAGTACGCCGACATGGTGGGACTGCAGAAGATCCTTGATGACATCCGTACTTTCGCCAAGGAAGACCCGCTGTTCTGGGTACCAGCACCGCTGCTCGAAGAACTGGTGGCCGAAGGCAAGGACTTCTCTAGCCTGAACCAGCCCAAGGGTTGA